The genomic window AAACTGTCCTCTATGTTTTTGTAACCTTAATAGTAAGATGCAAAAACGTAACAATTATATCGAAATAGAAGACTTTCTAGCTGATGAATCTTTTCAATTATGGATTTTATCTAAAGTTGATGAGCAAGGCTGGGAAGAATGGACTTTGGAAAATCTGCAAAGAGCCAAACTTGTCGAAGATGCTAGACTTGTACTTTTGGCAATGCGAGTTCCAGAATCTCATTTGTCTTCAAATGATGTTCATGAAGCCTTAAAAGAAACTTGGCGTAAAATTGAACATAGAGAAGAACTTTCTCAAGAGACTTCAAAAATTAAAAAACTAAAAATACAAAGATACTGGATTAGCGGCGTTGCGGCAGCTGTTTTGGTTGGGGTATTTTCCGTATGGTTTTTTAAAATGAATATAATAACTACTGATAATATAGTTACTTATAACGAACTTATTCAGGATAATGATGAAGGTTTGGTAGAACAAACCAACAATTCTGAGAAATCACAGATAGTTACTTTATCTGATGGAAGTTCGGTTTTATTACAGCCCAACAGTAAATTAAGTTACCCTAAAATCTTTACCGGAAACGAAAGAAAGGTGTATTTATCCGGCGAAGGTTTCTTTGAAATTAGTAAAAATCCTAAAAAGCCTTTTTTTGTTTATGCTAACGAAATTGTAACTCGCGTTGTTGGAACAAGCTTTAGGATAAAGGCTTATCCAGACCAGCAAAATGTCGAAGTTCTTGTTCGCACCGGTAAAGTTAAGGTAAAATCTAACAATTTAGTTCATGATGTTGAAAACAAGGAAATTGTTCTTCTTCCTAATCAGGCATTGCGTTTTGCTCGTAAAGAATTAGTTTTTAATAAAATAACTAATATTACTCAAGATCCAATTTTAGTTAGCAGTGTTAGGAATATCGAACAGTTAAGCTTTGAATTTAATGACATTCCTGTAGCACAAATTCTTGAAACTATAGAGCAGGCTTATTTGGTAGATATTGATTTTCCACATGAAAAATTGAAAGATTGCCGATTAACTACTTCATTGAGCGATCAGCCGCTTGCCGAAAAATTGAAAATAATTTGTAAAAGTATCGGTAATGATACTAATTACGAAATGAATGGAAATCAAATTGTAATTACGAGTTCTGGCTGTAACTAGAATTCTTAATTAAATTAAAAATCGAAATAAAATAAAACCAAAATTAAACTAATTAAAAACTAAAAAATAATTTATAACTGCCTATGTAAAAAACTAATACATAAAAAAAGTGCCGAGAATGCTGTAACATTAACGACACTTAAATCTGAATAAATTACTCTCTGTAAAGGGCAATTTATGATGTTTCTTAAAATACACTCGAATAGTATTAATCAAAACAAACCAAAATTATGAAAAAACCTGTTGTCAAGCAACGATTACTTCACCAAATCATGAAAATAACGCTGTTTCAGTTTGTGTTAGCGCTTGTGTTTTCAAGTGTTACTCTCGCAAATAATGTAAATGGGCAGAAAAAACTAGATACTAAAGTCACGATTACAGTTGATAATCTAACTTTAGACAATGCTTTATCGAAAATCGAAAAGTCTGCTCATGTAAAATTTTCTTATAACTCAAGACTTCCTCAGCTTGGAGAGAAAGTAAGTATAGAAGCAAATCAAGAAACTCTGGCTAGTATTTTGAGCAGAGTATTGGTTCCTTTTAATATTACTTTTTCTGAAGTGAGTAATCAGATTGTGCTTCAAAAAAGTGCTGTTTCTTTTTCTAACGCAAATAATCACGATTCTTTGTTTGAAATCTTGACTTTCGGACCAATCATCAAAGGAAAAGTTACAGATCAAAGTGGGTCGCCTCTTCCAGGAGCTACTGTAATGGCAAAAGGAACGAAAACTGCTGTATTGACAGATTTTGATGGAAATTTCTCTATCGAAATGCCTGCAAATGTAGATCGTTTGGTTATTTCTTATGTGGGTATGGAGACAAAAGAAATCGGAATTAATAATCCTACGCCAACTGTAGTTTTAACTGAGGCAGGACAAAATCTTAAAGAAGTTGTAGTTACTACAGGATATGAGAAAACGTCAAAAAGAACATTTACTGGAGCAATCAGTAAAATTTCTGGTGCTGAGTTAAAAGTTGATGGTGTTGTAGACGTAAGTAGAATGATTGAAGGTAAAGCTGCGGGGGTTACTGTGCAAAACGTAACAGGATCTTTTGGTGCTACTCCAAAGATTACAGTTCGTGGATCTTCTTCTATTTTTGGTGATACAAAACCTTTATGGGTTATTGATGGTGTGGTTCAAGAAGATATTATCAATGTAACATTTGCAGATTTAGCATCTGGAAACTCTGCTACATTATTAAGTTCTGCAGTTGCAGGTTTAAATGCAAATGACATTCAAAGTATTGAAATTCTTAAAGATGCGTCTGCTACCTCAATCTATGGTTCAAGATCGTTAAATGGGGTTGTAGTTGTTACTACAAAGCAAGGACGTAGAGATTCTCCTTTAAAAATTAACTATTCTGTAGAAAATACGGTTAGAACGGTGCCAAGCTATACTCAGTTTGATATCTTAAATTCTCAAGAATCTATGAGTGTTTTCCAAGAAATGAGAACAAAAGGATATTTAGATCAAAGTTCTTCATTAACAGCAAGATTTAGTGGAGTTTATGGAATTTTGGCAAAACAGATTAATTTATATGATAGTTCTAACGGACAATTTGGAGTTAGAAATGAGCAGCCATACATTAATCAATTTTTGAAAAAATATGAGTTAGCAAATACAGATTGGTTTAAAGTTTTATTTAGACCTTCAATTACTCAAAATCACTCTTTAAGTTTTTCTGGCGGAGGAAAAAACAATACTTTTTATGCTTCTCTAGGTTATTATACAGATCCAGGATGGACAGTGGCAGATAATGTAAAACAGCTATCAGCTAACATTAAAGGGACATTCTACATTAACGACAAGTTAAATATTACGTTATCGACTTTAGGATCGATGCGTGATCAGGAAGCTCCAGGTGCTTACGATAGCAAGAATGATCTTGTTTTTGGTAAAGTAACTAGAGATTTTGATATCAACCCATTTAATTATGTATTGAGTACAAGTAGAACGTTAAGACCTTACGATGATAATGGAAACCTAGAATATTACCAAAATAACTGGGCGCCAATGAATATTCTTAACGAATTGGAAAATAACACTTTAGATATTAAAGTAAATGATATTCGTTTTCAAGCTGATTTAGATTATAAAATCAATAAAAATTTATCTTATAACCTAACAGCATCAGCACGTTATGCTAATACTTCAAGAGAACACAAAATCTACGAAGATTCTAACGTAGTGGGAGCGTACAATGCGGGAGTTGGTGCAACTTTGAATACTCAGATTCAGAAAGATAACGTGTTTTTATATCAAAATCCAAATGATTTAACAGCGCCTAAAGTTTCAGTATTGCCAAATGGTGGATTCTTAAGAAAGTTTACTAATGATATG from Flavobacterium sp. KACC 22763 includes these protein-coding regions:
- a CDS encoding SusC/RagA family TonB-linked outer membrane protein; protein product: MKKPVVKQRLLHQIMKITLFQFVLALVFSSVTLANNVNGQKKLDTKVTITVDNLTLDNALSKIEKSAHVKFSYNSRLPQLGEKVSIEANQETLASILSRVLVPFNITFSEVSNQIVLQKSAVSFSNANNHDSLFEILTFGPIIKGKVTDQSGSPLPGATVMAKGTKTAVLTDFDGNFSIEMPANVDRLVISYVGMETKEIGINNPTPTVVLTEAGQNLKEVVVTTGYEKTSKRTFTGAISKISGAELKVDGVVDVSRMIEGKAAGVTVQNVTGSFGATPKITVRGSSSIFGDTKPLWVIDGVVQEDIINVTFADLASGNSATLLSSAVAGLNANDIQSIEILKDASATSIYGSRSLNGVVVVTTKQGRRDSPLKINYSVENTVRTVPSYTQFDILNSQESMSVFQEMRTKGYLDQSSSLTARFSGVYGILAKQINLYDSSNGQFGVRNEQPYINQFLKKYELANTDWFKVLFRPSITQNHSLSFSGGGKNNTFYASLGYYTDPGWTVADNVKQLSANIKGTFYINDKLNITLSTLGSMRDQEAPGAYDSKNDLVFGKVTRDFDINPFNYVLSTSRTLRPYDDNGNLEYYQNNWAPMNILNELENNTLDIKVNDIRFQADLDYKINKNLSYNLTASARYANTSREHKIYEDSNVVGAYNAGVGATLNTQIQKDNVFLYQNPNDLTAPKVSVLPNGGFLRKFTNDMTSYNVRNSVTYRNTFNEKHELEAFVGTEFRSVDRNNDNFTAAGIQFEKGLTSFVDPKLIEKLVNEGNSYYEFGAERERTVGFFGKVGYTYDRRYTASLTGRYDGSNRQGDVGSSRWLPTYTVSGKWNIKEENFMKDVEPINTLALRASYGLTATAGPATNSLAIYKSFITDRFAVGDRENAIRIEDLQNKDLTWEKQYETNIGVDLGMFRNRVQFTTDVYRRKAFDLIDYVITSGVGGESIKQGNNADMETKGLEVGFTTQNIVSKDFKWSTTVNFSVYDQKITKLANKPAVFDLIATNGGNTVGHPRNSLYSYQFTGLNNEGLPTFILQDGAENNITDANFQDTNDVTKYLKYEGSVEPNKSIGFANTFTYKNWSLYVFVVGSGGNKVRLNPVYSNKYTDQTVFTKDFANRWINPGDENYTNVPVIADKLMNRNYGASDLQIAYNTYNYSDVRIASGDFVRLKNISLSWEFPSDYKRKLGLSTFTLKGSAVNPWLIYSDKKLNGQDPEFRNTGGVAFPITAQYTFAINISF
- a CDS encoding FecR family protein, whose translation is MQKRNNYIEIEDFLADESFQLWILSKVDEQGWEEWTLENLQRAKLVEDARLVLLAMRVPESHLSSNDVHEALKETWRKIEHREELSQETSKIKKLKIQRYWISGVAAAVLVGVFSVWFFKMNIITTDNIVTYNELIQDNDEGLVEQTNNSEKSQIVTLSDGSSVLLQPNSKLSYPKIFTGNERKVYLSGEGFFEISKNPKKPFFVYANEIVTRVVGTSFRIKAYPDQQNVEVLVRTGKVKVKSNNLVHDVENKEIVLLPNQALRFARKELVFNKITNITQDPILVSSVRNIEQLSFEFNDIPVAQILETIEQAYLVDIDFPHEKLKDCRLTTSLSDQPLAEKLKIICKSIGNDTNYEMNGNQIVITSSGCN